One genomic segment of Bacteroides caccae includes these proteins:
- a CDS encoding efflux RND transporter periplasmic adaptor subunit, which translates to MNKKTKWGIIILVGAGIIGGGIYSQLPKKNDELVAADKVMGGNQKKGKQILNVNAKVIKPQLLTDEFTTTGVLLPDEEVDLSFETSGKIVEINFEEGTSVKKGQLLAKVNDRQLQAQLQRLVSQLKLAEDRVFRQDALLKRDAVSKEAYEQVKTDLATLNADIEIVKANIELTELRAPFDGIIGLRQVSVGTYASPTTVVAKLTKIAPLKVEFSVPERYAKQIKKGTNLNFSVEGKLDAFGAQVYAVESAIDPNLHQFTARALYPNVNHILLPGRYTSVLLKKEEIPDAIAIPTEAIVPEMGKDKVYLYKSGKAEPVDIITGIRTASEVQVIRGLHMGDTIITSGTLQLRTGLAVKLDNID; encoded by the coding sequence ATGAATAAGAAAACTAAATGGGGCATCATTATCCTCGTTGGTGCCGGAATTATCGGAGGAGGAATCTACTCACAATTACCAAAGAAAAACGACGAACTGGTAGCCGCCGACAAAGTAATGGGTGGTAATCAAAAAAAAGGAAAACAAATCTTAAACGTAAATGCCAAAGTCATAAAACCACAATTATTGACGGATGAATTTACGACTACCGGTGTACTTCTACCAGATGAAGAAGTAGATTTGTCTTTCGAAACTTCCGGAAAAATAGTCGAAATCAACTTTGAAGAAGGTACGTCTGTCAAGAAAGGCCAGTTACTAGCCAAGGTAAACGACCGACAGTTACAGGCACAACTACAACGACTGGTTTCACAACTGAAACTGGCAGAAGACCGTGTTTTCCGTCAGGACGCCCTGCTGAAACGGGATGCAGTCAGCAAGGAAGCCTACGAACAAGTTAAGACAGATTTAGCAACGCTGAATGCCGATATTGAAATAGTGAAAGCGAATATCGAATTGACCGAGCTCCGTGCCCCGTTTGACGGGATTATCGGACTCCGACAGGTCAGTGTCGGCACGTACGCCTCTCCGACCACTGTCGTTGCGAAGTTGACTAAAATCGCCCCGCTGAAAGTAGAGTTCTCCGTACCGGAACGTTATGCCAAGCAGATTAAAAAAGGAACCAACCTGAATTTCAGCGTTGAAGGTAAACTAGATGCCTTCGGCGCACAAGTATATGCAGTAGAATCGGCAATCGACCCGAATCTGCACCAATTCACAGCCCGCGCACTTTATCCGAATGTAAACCACATCCTGCTGCCGGGACGCTATACCAGTGTTTTATTGAAAAAGGAAGAGATTCCCGATGCAATCGCTATCCCTACGGAAGCTATTGTGCCGGAAATGGGGAAAGATAAAGTCTACCTGTATAAATCGGGGAAAGCCGAACCGGTGGATATTATTACCGGTATCCGTACAGCATCCGAAGTGCAAGTGATAAGAGGACTACACATGGGAGATACAATCATTACTTCAGGAACACTGCAGCTCCGCACCGGACTGGCTGTGAAACTTGATAACATTGATTAA
- a CDS encoding efflux RND transporter permease subunit — MNISELSIRRPVLATVLTIIILLFGFIGYNYLGVREYPSVDNPIISVSCSYPGANADVIENQITEPLEQNINGIPGIRSLSSVSQQGQSRITVEFELSVDLETAANDVRDKVSRAQRYLPRDCDPPTVSKADADAMPILMVALQSDKRSLLELSEIADLTVKEQLQTISDVSSVSIWGEKRYSMRLWLDPVKMAGYGITPIDVKNAVDNENVELPSGSIEGNTTELTIRTLGLMHTADEFNDLIIKEENNRIVRFSDIGRAELGPADIKSYMKMNGVPMVGVVVIPQPGANHIEIADAVYQRMEQMKKDLPEDVHYNYGFDNTKFIRASINEVKSTVYEAFVLVIIIIFLFLRDWRVTLVPCIVIPVSLIGAFFVMYLAGFSINVLSMLAIVLSVGLVVDDAIVMTENIYIRIEKGMSPKEAGIEGAKEIFFAVISTTITLVAVFFPIVFMDGMTGRLFREFSIVISGSVIISSFAALTFTPMLATKLLIKREKQSWFYAKTEPFFEGMNRLYSRSLAAFLNKRWIALPFTFITICLIGVLWNAIPAEMAPLEDRSQISINTRGAEGVTYEYIRDYTEDINQLVDSILPDAESVTARVSSGSGNVRITLKDMKDRNYTQMEVAEKISKEIRSKTMARSFVQQQSSFGGRRGSMPVQYVLQATNLEKLEEVLPKFMAKVYENPVFQMADVDLKFSKPEARIQINRDKSSIMGVSTKNIAQTLQYGLSGQRMGYFYMNGKQYEILGEINRQQRNKPADLKAIYVRSSNGDMIQLDNLIELESGIAPPKLYRYNRFVSATISAGLADGKTIGQGLDEMDKIAKETLDDTFRTALAGDSKEYRESSSSLMFAFVLAILLIYLILAAQFESFKDPLIIMLTVPLAIAGALVFMYFGDITMNIFSQIGIIMLIGLVAKNGILIVEFANQKQEAGEDKMSAIKDAALQRLRPILMTSASTVLGLIPLAFATGEGCNQRIAMGTAVVGGMVVSTLLTMYIVPAIYSYISTNRIKKLTE; from the coding sequence ATGAATATATCCGAATTAAGTATACGCCGCCCGGTATTAGCCACTGTATTGACAATCATTATTCTCCTGTTCGGATTTATCGGATACAATTATCTGGGTGTCCGCGAATATCCGTCAGTAGATAATCCGATTATCTCTGTTAGTTGCTCATATCCGGGAGCTAATGCCGATGTTATCGAAAATCAGATAACCGAACCATTGGAACAGAATATCAATGGTATCCCCGGTATCCGTTCTTTATCCAGTGTCAGCCAGCAAGGACAAAGTCGTATTACCGTAGAGTTTGAATTGTCTGTCGACCTGGAAACCGCCGCAAACGACGTTCGTGATAAAGTTTCACGTGCACAACGTTATTTACCTCGCGACTGTGACCCTCCTACCGTATCAAAAGCGGATGCGGACGCCATGCCTATCTTAATGGTTGCTCTTCAAAGTGACAAACGTTCGCTGCTGGAGTTGAGTGAAATCGCAGATTTGACAGTCAAAGAACAGTTGCAAACAATTTCCGATGTAAGTAGTGTGTCTATCTGGGGAGAGAAACGTTACTCCATGCGTCTCTGGCTCGACCCTGTGAAAATGGCAGGTTACGGAATTACTCCTATCGATGTAAAAAATGCAGTTGACAATGAAAACGTAGAACTTCCTTCCGGTAGTATCGAAGGAAATACTACCGAGTTGACGATCCGTACATTAGGACTGATGCACACGGCAGATGAATTCAATGACTTGATTATCAAGGAGGAGAACAACCGAATTGTACGTTTCAGTGACATCGGACGTGCCGAGTTGGGGCCAGCCGACATCAAGAGCTACATGAAGATGAACGGCGTACCCATGGTCGGCGTGGTAGTAATTCCACAGCCGGGTGCAAACCATATTGAAATCGCCGACGCTGTATACCAGCGTATGGAACAAATGAAAAAAGACTTGCCGGAAGACGTGCACTATAATTATGGGTTTGATAACACCAAATTTATTCGTGCGTCTATCAATGAGGTTAAGTCTACTGTATATGAGGCTTTTGTACTCGTTATCATCATCATCTTCCTTTTCCTGCGCGACTGGCGTGTGACACTGGTACCATGTATCGTGATTCCCGTTTCCCTTATCGGAGCATTCTTCGTTATGTATCTGGCGGGATTCTCTATTAATGTACTTTCCATGCTTGCCATTGTGTTGTCCGTGGGACTGGTGGTGGACGATGCGATTGTTATGACGGAGAATATCTACATCCGCATTGAAAAGGGAATGAGCCCGAAAGAGGCAGGGATCGAAGGAGCGAAAGAGATTTTCTTTGCTGTTATTTCAACGACGATCACACTGGTTGCCGTATTCTTCCCGATTGTCTTCATGGACGGTATGACGGGGCGGTTATTCCGAGAGTTCAGTATCGTAATTTCGGGTTCGGTTATCATTTCTTCGTTCGCGGCACTGACTTTCACTCCGATGTTGGCAACCAAACTACTTATCAAACGGGAAAAGCAAAGCTGGTTCTATGCAAAGACCGAACCGTTCTTTGAAGGCATGAACCGGCTATACAGCCGTTCGCTAGCTGCTTTCTTGAACAAACGTTGGATTGCCCTTCCTTTCACTTTTATTACTATTTGCCTGATTGGAGTTCTGTGGAATGCTATTCCTGCGGAAATGGCTCCTCTTGAAGACCGTTCTCAAATCAGTATCAACACACGAGGTGCAGAGGGTGTCACTTACGAATATATTCGGGATTATACGGAAGATATCAACCAGCTTGTCGATTCCATTCTTCCTGACGCAGAATCTGTTACCGCCCGTGTATCCAGTGGTAGCGGAAACGTGCGTATCACGCTGAAAGACATGAAAGATCGTAACTACACGCAAATGGAAGTTGCCGAAAAGATTTCGAAAGAAATACGGAGCAAGACAATGGCACGTTCGTTTGTGCAACAGCAGTCTTCTTTCGGAGGACGTCGTGGAAGTATGCCTGTCCAGTATGTGCTTCAAGCTACTAATCTGGAGAAGCTGGAAGAAGTACTGCCCAAGTTTATGGCTAAAGTATATGAGAATCCGGTCTTTCAGATGGCAGACGTAGACTTGAAGTTCAGTAAGCCGGAAGCCCGTATTCAGATTAACCGTGACAAGTCCAGTATCATGGGAGTTAGTACCAAGAATATTGCTCAAACATTGCAATATGGATTGAGTGGCCAGCGTATGGGATATTTCTATATGAACGGAAAGCAATACGAGATTCTCGGCGAGATCAATCGTCAGCAGAGGAATAAGCCGGCCGATTTGAAAGCCATTTATGTTCGCAGCAGCAATGGGGATATGATTCAGTTGGACAACTTGATTGAGTTGGAAAGTGGTATCGCTCCTCCAAAGTTATACCGGTATAACCGATTTGTATCAGCTACTATTTCCGCAGGATTGGCAGACGGAAAAACGATCGGACAAGGACTAGACGAAATGGATAAGATTGCCAAGGAAACATTGGACGACACGTTCCGAACAGCTTTGGCGGGTGACTCCAAAGAATATCGTGAGAGTTCTTCCAGTCTGATGTTTGCCTTTGTCTTGGCTATTCTTCTGATTTACCTGATTCTGGCTGCGCAATTCGAGAGTTTTAAAGATCCATTGATTATCATGTTGACAGTACCGTTGGCTATTGCCGGAGCATTGGTATTCATGTATTTCGGAGATATAACAATGAATATTTTCAGTCAGATTGGTATTATTATGCTGATTGGTCTAGTGGCAAAGAACGGTATCCTGATTGTAGAATTTGCCAATCAGAAACAGGAGGCCGGAGAGGATAAAATGAGTGCTATCAAAGATGCCGCCCTGCAACGTCTCCGCCCGATTCTTATGACAAGCGCTTCTACGGTTCTGGGACTTATCCCGTTGGCATTCGCCACCGGAGAAGGCTGTAATCAGCGTATTGCCATGGGTACGGCAGTAGTAGGTGGTATGGTCGTTTCTACCCTACTTACCATGTATATCGTACCGGCTATTTACAGTTATATCTCGACCAATCGAATCAAAAAACTAACCGAATGA